In one Chitinophaga sancti genomic region, the following are encoded:
- a CDS encoding TauD/TfdA family dioxygenase translates to MDNLSKLKRIQTRSVPTVNGQSLVVKSPLSREQVFPLVIKPRYKGVDLADWVKKNRSEFDADLLKYGGVLLRGFDIQSLEDFGRFVGIFDTAPLPYMFRSSPRHELKEEVKHVYNSTVYPKEEKINLHNESSYSRSWGMKILFCCLQVAEEGGETPIADSRKILADIPSALVQKFRDKGVLYRRKLIKGLGMSWQEVFQTTDRRIVEDVCYENDIRYTFISEDHLEIEWNKKAVYTHPQSNEETWFNHVFFFNKYSRYEELGIRPGDPLPADLIHTDTLFGDGTDIIMEEYLQLKQAYDKNTISFLYEKGDIIFLDNMLAAHGRSSYKGSRLIATAIIEPAGDK, encoded by the coding sequence ATGGATAATTTGAGCAAATTAAAACGCATACAGACAAGGTCCGTTCCTACTGTCAATGGACAGTCGCTGGTGGTTAAATCCCCATTGAGTAGAGAGCAGGTATTCCCGTTGGTGATAAAGCCCCGGTATAAAGGCGTGGACCTGGCGGATTGGGTGAAAAAGAACAGGAGCGAGTTTGACGCTGATTTGCTTAAGTATGGAGGGGTATTATTAAGAGGTTTCGATATACAGAGCCTGGAAGATTTTGGCCGTTTTGTAGGCATATTTGATACCGCTCCCTTACCTTATATGTTTCGTTCTTCCCCCAGGCATGAGCTGAAAGAGGAAGTGAAGCATGTATATAATTCAACCGTCTATCCTAAAGAAGAGAAGATCAATTTGCATAATGAATCTTCTTATAGCCGTTCATGGGGCATGAAGATCCTGTTCTGTTGCCTGCAGGTAGCAGAGGAAGGAGGAGAGACCCCTATTGCCGATTCCCGAAAGATTCTTGCAGATATCCCTTCCGCGCTGGTACAGAAATTCCGGGATAAAGGAGTATTATACAGGCGAAAGCTCATCAAAGGACTGGGTATGTCGTGGCAGGAGGTTTTCCAGACTACAGACCGGAGGATTGTTGAAGATGTATGTTATGAAAATGATATCAGATATACTTTCATCAGTGAAGATCATCTGGAGATAGAATGGAATAAGAAAGCTGTATATACCCATCCACAATCAAATGAAGAGACATGGTTCAATCACGTCTTTTTCTTCAATAAATATTCCAGGTATGAAGAATTGGGTATTCGTCCCGGAGACCCATTGCCAGCAGATCTGATCCATACTGATACGTTGTTTGGAGATGGAACAGACATCATTATGGAAGAGTACCTGCAGCTGAAACAGGCATATGATAAAAATACGATCTCCTTCCTCTATGAAAAGGGAGATATCATATTCCTGGACAATATGCTGGCCGCTCATGGAAGGAGTTCCTATAAAGGCAGTCGCCTGATTGCTACTGCCATCATTGAACCCGCGGGAGATAAATAA